A stretch of the Fusarium musae strain F31 chromosome 2, whole genome shotgun sequence genome encodes the following:
- a CDS encoding hypothetical protein (EggNog:ENOG41) encodes MERSRGVPDEEMFLSKPAPEDCDSPTVEPLRIFKPQSPQPAKDGRSSAFRYPAPPSSTSPASKHSFPLPPGASSSAAPLPFPDDDDVRKPTPAKPFGSAYNDTSPRLETSPLGKKPGLAERRGAAPKPISSPTSPDADTDLFQRPLADSHRPGSSNNNYPSYQKTYYPPPGAASGSSSNAPAQPAAVQQLKMHDQGVNRFASTASTSTTRASRGSPPPPETPIVEPGQAPADAIEARYAAAGISGTATLNSLGAPSAAASQRLAQYGNQPPPQRPWTPTETPDQAPSGPPTVYQGMNAISSPAQSHQSFSPPPQPEQQQQQKPQPQGQGQGQAQVSVLEQDFQRMNTNSPPPAYSSLNPGGNSSYPNEKQRPQQAGSSSAGTQPNQQATASTAPTKAAAVAAASTVAGGLASPALQHPGHPAFANDPHPAFANEPHPEQNGQPSKQQVVAPAQTFEPQNPASPPPLPEGWIAHLDQNSGQYYYIHLASQATQWEFPKGPNPISHEQAPLSPTASTYGNPLASPMFGKQAMASPMFPPHTPGYAESIMSVAASATPTAAGFTGPPPSAGVDMYRIQPTNGVYFGPYLRYVNMDIEKGLWLGSILIVTDAPQPPTIHIHLSHDLAPNPRQAEPRPIFTHQRWKFYKYDLELPMSEAGTERWTYAVTSHLGCTRYEFVVAGRQETSWRFIAHSGNDFAAGTSQNERAKLGGVGFMWKDVLQKNVDCGGFHVQLGLGDQIYGDRLWKEVPLLKQWLAMSGRDNKKNVQWTARHEEDVAHAYFHYYTSHFDQPFLREAFAQIPHVLQIDDHDIFDGYGSYPDYMQSSPMFKNIGRIATEMYLLFQHHTTVEMLRNVSTDHDIFTITGTGWHFVKYLGPAVVVVGPDCRSERTQAQVMAGPTYQGIFPKVATLPPSVQHCIWMISVPLVYPRLDTVESLANTMAAGKKAVNTTYNILGKVTSSVAGVVGGKDVVAQGFSQVKKAVGKTGLMGNVLNQFGELDIQEVLKDMWTHDTKDLERTYLIRTLQGISQQKGIRMTFLSGGNFWGSQANISADVNASGAGLVHDPTHPGDHKTMYQIISSPIVAAPQSNYVLKMLHNQKTLYVPQNGKKSTHEVSDTKEDMMEIFHSDASGAARELKKLMGRRNYVAFVSYDQDAAAAVPQTPFSPNPSLNGSQQGLSKVSLAVDFVVQGDGAFTAPTKYGPVIIPHLEYGR; translated from the exons ATGGAGCGCAGTCGTGGTGTTCCAGATGAGGAGATGTTTCTCAGCAAGCCTGCCCCTGAAGACTGCGATAGCCCTACCGTTGAACCTTTGCGCATATTCAAGCCTCAGAGCCCCCAACCCGCAAAAGATGGCAGATCATCTGCTTTCCGATATCCTGCGCCTCCTTCGTCCACATCTCCCGCCTCTAAGCActcttttcctttacctCCTGGTGCTTCCAGCTCTGCGGCTCCCTTGCCGTTCccggacgacgacgacgttCGCAAACCAACTCCTGCGAAGCCCTTCGGCTCTGCATACAACGACACCAGCCCTCGACTAGAAACTAGCCCACTAGGAAAGAAACCTGGTCTCGCTGAGCGAAGAGGAGCTGCTCCAAAACCTATCAGCTCTCCCACAAGTCCTGACGCCGACACCGATCTTTTCCAACGTCCTCTGGCCGATAGCCACCGCCCTGgctcctccaacaacaatTATCCCAGCTATCAAAAAACGTACTATCCGCCGCCTGGTGCTGCATCCGGCTCATCAAGCAATGCACCGGCCCAGCCTGCCGCTGTCCAGCAACTCAAGATGCACGACCAAGGAGTAAATCGCTTTGCTTCAACTGCCTCGACTTCAACGACCCGGGCAAGCCGTGGCTCGCCCCCTCCTCCCGAAACCCCGATTGTCGAGCCAGGACAGGCGCCAGCTGATGCTATTGAGGCCCGTTATGCCGCCGCTGGTATCTCTGGAACTGCTACCCTTAATAGCCTGGGCGCCCCCAGTGCGGCCGCTTCCCAGAGACTCGCGCAGTATGGAAaccagcctcctcctcaacgacCATGGACACCGACCGAGACTCCAGACCAAGCACCATCCGGTCCTCCGACTGTGTACCAGGGCATGAATGCTATCTCGAGTCCGGCACAATCACATCAATCGTTTAGTCCTCCCCCACAACCcgaacagcaacaacaacaaaagccacagccacaagGGCAAGGACAGGGCCAGGCGCAAGTCAGTGTGTTGGAGCAAGACTTCCAACGTATGAACACCAACTCGCCCCCTCCTGCATACTCGAGTCTCAACCCTGGTGGAAACTCGTCCTATCCTAACGAGAAGCAACGGCCCCAGCAAGCCGGCTCAAGTTCTGCCGGTACTCAACCCAACCAGCAGGCGACTGCATCGACAGCGCCAACGAAGGCCGCCGCAGTAGCTGCAGCCTCAACTGTTGCTGGTGGACTTGCTTCACCTGCTCTTCAGCACCCAGGCCATCCTGCGTTTGCCAACGACCCTCACCCTGCGTTTGCGAATGAACCGCACCCTGAGCAGAATGGGCAACCGTCTAAACAGCAAGTCGTTGCCCCTGCCCAAACCTTTGAACCCCAAAACCCTGCCTCACCTCCACCTTTGCCTGAGGGATGGATTGCCCATTTGGATCAGAATTCCGGGCAATACTATTATATCCATCTGGCATCTCAAGCTACGCAGTGGGAGTTCCCAAAGGGACCAAACCCTATATCTCACGAACAAGCTCCTCTCTCGCCGACCGCTTCGACTTATGGAAACCCTTTGGCATCGCCGATGTTTGGCAAGCAAGCCATGGCCTCCCCGATGTTCCCACCGCATACCCCTGGTTATGCTGAGAGCATCATGAGTGTGGCGGCTTCAGCAACACCCACAGCCGCCGGATTCACCGGTCCTCCACCGAGCGCGGGGGTTGATATGTACAGGATTCAACCTACGAATGGCGTTTATTTTGGCCCCTACCTGCGATATGTTAACATGGATATCGAGAAGGGCCTTTGGCTGGGTAGTATTCTGATTGTAACAGATGCTCCTCAACCACCCACAATCCATATTCACCTGAGCCACGACCTGGCACCCAATCCACGACAAGCTGAGCCTCGCCCAATTTTCACACACCAGAGATGgaagttttataagtatGATCTGGAACTGCCCATGTCCGAGGCTGGTACTGAGCGTTGGACATACGCAGTTACCTCCCACCTTGGCTGCACACGCTATGAATTCGTCGTGGCTGGGCGTCAAGAGACTAGCTGGCGCTTTATTGCCCACTCCGGCAACGATTTCGCTGCGGGCACTTCACAGAACGAGCGAGCTAAGCTTGGCGGGGTTGGATTCATGTGGAAGGACGTCCTGCAGAAGAATGTCGATTGTGGTGGCTTTCATGTTCAGTTAGGGTTGGGAGACCAGATCTACGGTGATCGTTTGTGGAAAGAAGTCCCTCTCCTCAAGCAGTGGCTTGCCATGAGTGGACgtgacaacaagaagaatgtcCAGTGGACAGCGCGACATGAAGAGGATGTCGCACACGCATACTTCCACTACTACACCAGCCACTTTGATCAACCGTTCCTTCGTGAGGCGTTTGCGCAAATTCCCCATGTTCTGCAGATTGATGACCACGATAT TTTTGATGGATATGGCTCATACCCAGACTATATGCAATCTTCACCCATGTTCAAGAACATTGGAAGAATTGCGACAGAGATGTACCTGTTGTTTCAGCACCATACCACTGTCGAGATGCTACGGAACGTCAGCACCGATCACGACATATTCACCATCACTGGGACTGGTTGGCATTTCGTGAAGTACCTCGGACCGGCTGTGGTGGTTGTTGGTCCTGACTGTCGATCCGAGCGCACCCAAGCCCAAGTAATGGCAGGCCCGACGTACCAAGGGATTTTCCCTAAAGTCGCTACACTCCCCCCCAGCGTGCAGCATTGTATCTGGATGATCTCGGTACCACTTGTGTATCCACGCCTGGACACTGTGGAGAGCCTTGCCAACACAATGGCTGCCGGCAAAAAGGCAGTCAACACAACTTACAACATCCTGGGTAAGGTCACGAGCTCGGTTGCAGGCGTAGTCGGCGGCAAAGATGTGGTTGCACAAGGCTTCTCGCAGGTGAAGAAGGCCGTCGGAAAAACTGGTCTCATGGGTAATGTCTTGAACCAGTTTGGCGAGCTTGACATTCAAGAAGTGCTCAAGGATATGTGGACTCACGACACCAAGGACCTAGAGAGAACCTACCTGATCCGAACTCTGCAAGGCATTTCACAACAGAAGGGAATTAGAATGACCTTCCTCTCTGGAGGCAA TTTTTGGGGTTCTCAGGCTAACATTTCCGCAGACGTCAATGCCTCAGGAGCTGGGTTGGTTCATGACCCCACGCACCCAGGTGATCACAAGACCATGTACCAGATCATCTCATCCCCTATCGTGGCGGCACCTCAAAGCAACTATGTGCTCAAGATGCTGCACAACCAAAAGACGCTTTACGTACCTCAAAATGGCAAGAAGTCAACGCACGAGGTGTCAGACACAAAAGAAGATATGATGGAGATCTTCCATTCCGATGCTAGTGGTGCCGCAAGAGAGCTCAAAAAGCTCATGGGTCGTCGAAACTACGTCGCCTTTGTTTCATACGACCAGGACGCAGCGGCAGCAGTGCCCCAGACACCGTTCAGCCCTAACCCCAGCCTGAACGGTTCGCAACAGGGCCTGTCCAAGGTGAGCCTGGCTGTCGACTTTGTTGTTCAGGGTGACGGAGCGTTCACGGCACCAACAAAATATGGTCCTGTTATCATCCCTCATTTGGAATATGGACGATGA